A stretch of DNA from Paenibacillus sp. FSL W8-0186:
AATGTCGCCATGGGTGTGGGAGCGGAAGTTCGAAATTGACTCGTTATGTTTCGTAGTACGGCTCGCTTATATGTATTGGAAGGAGACGGAGCGCACCGATATTTTTGATGCCGGGTTCAAGGCGGCGATGCGCAAGATCGTCGATGTATTCAAAACAGAGCAGCGCCATTTCGAGCAGTCCCCATACCGGTTTACACGCAATAACGGGATACCGGAGGATTCCCTTCGCAATAACGGGCTGGGAATGCCGGTCAACTATACTGGGATGATCTGGTCCGGCTTCCGTTCCAGCGATGATGCCTGTGATTTCCACTACAACATTCCCGGCAATATGTTCGCGGTCGTCGCGTTGCGCCAGATGCAGGAGTTCGCGGAATGGGTGTTCCGGGACATGGACTTCCTGGCGGAGCTGAAGGAGCTGGAGTTCGAGGTGGATCATGGAATCAAGCTGTACGGCATCTACCGTCATCCGGAATTCGGGCCGATTTACGCTTACGAAACCGACGGCTATGGCAACTACTGCCTGATGGATGATGCGGGAACGCCGGGGCTGATGTCGATTCCGTATCTTGGTTATGTGACGGCCGACGATGAAATCTATCAAAATACACGCCGTTTCGCATTGAGCAAGGAGAATCCGTTCTACTTCGAGGGGAAGGCGGCGCGGGGCATCGGCAGCCCGCATACGCCTGAGAATTATATCTGGCATATGGCGCTGTCCATGCAGGGCATTACCGCCCGGACAAAGGAAGAGAAGCTGGAGATGATCGCCATGCTGGAGGCGACGGACGCGGATACCGGGTTCATGCATGAAGGCTTCCATGCGGATGACCCTGCCATCTTTACGCGGAGCTGGTTCGCCTGGTCGAACAGCTTGTTCTCTCAGCTCGTGTACCGTGCGATGAAGGAAGGTATTTTGTAAATTTAATTACGATATAAAGGAGACATCAACCATGAGCAAAATTATTGGAGAGTCCTTGAAAAATATCCCTTGGCAGGATAAGCCCGCCGGTCTGAATGCGCCAGTCTGGCGTTACTCGGCAAACCCGATTATCGAGAGAAATGCGATCCCGAATTCCAACAGTGTATTCAACTCCGCCGTTGTTCCCTTTGAGGGCAAGTTTGCTGGCGTGTTCCGCTGTGATTCCAGATCGGTGAGCATGGATATTTTCGCCGGGTTTAGCGATGATGGTGTGAACTGGACGATCAATCATGAGCCGATCGTGTTTGAGGGCGACCCTGAAATCACCAAACGGGAATACCGTTACGACCCTCGGGTGATTAAAATTGGAAAACGCTATTATATTACCTGGTGTAACGGCTACCATGGCCCAACCATCGGAGTCGGCTATACGACCGACTTCAAAACGTTCCATCAGCTGGAAAACGCCTTTTTGCCATATAACCGCAACGGAGTGCTGTTCCCGCGCAAAATCGGCGATTATTATGCCATGGTCAGCCGTCCTAGCGATACGGGGCATACGCCTTTTGGGGATATCTTTTACAGCGTAAGCCCGGATCTTACGTTCTGGGGGAAACACCGGTATGTGATGGGTACCGTCAACGGCGACGAATCCGCTTGGCAGTCCAAAAAAATCGGCCCTGGTCCGGTTCCGATCGAGACCGACAAAGGCTGGCTGTTGATTTACCATGGGGTTATCAATACATGCAATGGGTTCGTGTACCGTATGGGCTGTGCCCTGCTGGACCTGGATGAGCCTTGGAAGGTGATCTCTAGATCGCGCAACTATATTCTCGGCCCTGAAACAATGTACGAATGCGTAGGCGACGTGCCGAATGTAACTTTCCCTTGCGCCGCCTTGACCGATGCCGATACCGGCCGCATTGCCATCTATTACGGCTGTGCCGATACGGTGACAGGGCTGGCCTTCACGACGGTAGATGAGCTGTTGAACTATATGGAGGAGTACCCATTATAAGATGGAAGGCAGGTAATCGAGAGATGAATAAAAAGAAAACAGCACACATCATTTCCCACACCCACTGGGATCGGGAATGGTATATGCCTTATGAGAAGCATCATGTAAGGCTGGTGCAGCTTATCGATGCCTTGTTGGACAAGCTGGACGGGGATAGCGAATTCCGCAGCTTCTATCTCGATGGACAGACGATTATTCTGGAGGATTACCTCCAGGTCCGCCCGGAAAATCAGGAGCGGCTGCAGCGGCATATTACCGCCGGACGCCTGCTGATTGGGCCTTGGTATATTTTGCAGGATGCGTTTCTGACGAGCGGGGAAGCCAATGTGCGGAACATGCAGATTGGACACCAGGATGCCAAGCGTTACGGAGAGGTAGCCAAAATCGGCTACTTCCCGGATACGTTCGGGCTGGTGGGCCAGACGCCGCAGCTGATGCAGCAGTCCGGAATCACGAATGTATTCTTCGGCCGCGGCGTGAAGCCGACCGGGTTCAACAATACGGTGTCGGACGATGGTTATGAATCCTCCTTCTCGGAGCTGATCTGGGAAGGGCCGGACGGCTCCAAGGTGCTCGGCATTCTATTTGCGAATTGGTACTCGAACGGGAATGAAGTGCCGGTGGACGAAGCGGAAGCAAGGGCGTTCTGGGATCGCAAGCTGGCGGACGCCGAGAAATACGCCTCGACAAGCGAGCTGCTGTTCATGAACGGCTGCGATCATCAGCCGGTACAATTGGATCTGCCGGAGGCAATCGAAACGGCGCGGAAGCTGTACCCGGATACGGAGTTCGTTCATTCGAATTTCCCGGATTATTTGCAGGCGGTGGAGCAGGTTCTAGATAACGACAGTCTATCGACCGTCAAAGGCGAGCTGCGCAGCCAGCGGACGGACGGATGGGGCACACTGGTCAATACGGCGTCGGCCCGAATTTACTTGAAGCAGATGAACCAGGAAGGACAGGCGCTGCTGGAAAAGGTCGCAGAACCGCTAGCTTCGTTTGCTCATGTACTGGGCAAAGAGTATCCGCATCACTTGTTTACCTACGCCTGGAAGACACTGATGCAGAACCATCCGCATGACAGCATTTGCGGCTGCAGCGTAGACGAGGTGCACCGGGAAATGGTGACACGCTTCGATAAGAGCCGCCATGTGGCCGAGGCGATTATCGACGATAGCAAGCAGTTGATTGCGTCTAAGGTGGATACTTCGGTGTTCGCATCCTTTGGCGAAGATGCGCTGCCGCTGGTAGCGATGAATACGACGGGGTGGACTCGCAGCGGTACGATCAGCGTAGAGCTGGATGCAGCGCGCCTGTATTTGCGGGAAGGCTTCACGCTGGAAGAGACGGCTCGCCAGATGAAAGAGGTGGACCTCGCCGGCCGCGTGCTGGTAGATGATCAAGGGAATACGCTTGATGTGACGGTAGAGGATCTCGGTCAGTTGTTCGGCTATGATTTGCCGGATGACAAGTTCCGTCAGCCTTATATGTGCCGCCGGGTGAAGCTGACATTCCGGGCGGAGCAAGTACCTGCGCTTGGGCTGCGTGCGTACGCCTGGGTACGACGTGCTGAGGCCGCAGCATCCCCTGTCGGCTCCTCCCTGCTGCACGGCGAGCGCGTAATGGAGAACGAGCTGCTCCATGTCGAAATTGCCGACAATGGCTCGTTCTCGATCACCGACAAGGCGACAGGCCGTGTCTACCGCGAACTGGGCGTGTACGAGAACACCGGGGATATCGGGAACGAGTATATGTACAAGCAGCCTGAGGGAGAAGCGGCGCTGACGACGAAAGGACTTTCAGCCCGCATTTCTGTATTGGAGGATACGCCGTATCGCGCATCTATTCAGATTGCGCATGATTGGGAAATTCCGGCTTCGGCGGATGCCAAGCTGGATGAGGAGCAGCGTGAGCTTGTCTATTACCCGGAGCGCAAGGCGCAGCGCAGTCGAGAGACTGTAATCCTGAAGCTGCGGACGATCATCTCCTTGGAGCGCGGCGGCAGGGGAGTTCATATCGAGACCACGATCGATAACCAGGCCAAAGATCATCGGGTACGGGCATTGTTCCCGACGGATCTGTCCTCTTCCGTACATCATGTCGATTCCATGTTCGAAATCCCGGTACGGGATAACGTCCCGGCGCCGGAATGGGCCAATCCGAGCAACACCCAGCATCAGCAGGCGTTCGTGGACGTAAGTGACTCAGAGGCTGGGGCAGGACTGACCGTAGCGAACCTCGGCTTAAATGAATACGAGGTGCTGCGCGATGGACGCAACACCATTGCGGTCACGCTGTTGCGCAGCGTCGGCGAGCTTGGAGACTGGGGACTGTTCCCGACGCCGGAGGCCCAGTGCCTTGGGAAGCATACAGTACGGATGGAACTGATCCCGCATTCCGGGGACGGCATGACGACTGGCGCTTATGTGGAAGCCTACCAGTTCCAGATCCCATGGACGGTGTGCCAGACCGGGGTGCATGATGGGGCGATTGCGCCGGCTTATGCGCCGTTCCAATGGGAAAGCCCAGAGCTGGCGTTCTCTTCGTTGAAAATGAATGAGGAGACAGGAGATCTGCTGATGCGCTGGTACAATATGAGTGATCAGCATGCTGAGCTTATGCTGAAATCTGAAATTCCCCATCAGTATTTCTATAAGACGACGATTCTGGAAGAACCGCGGGAGCCACTATCCTCCGGGAACAGCCGTGAAGGATTGTCCATGCAGGTGCTCCCGAGCGAAATTGTAACAGTGGGCGTACGCCGATAAGTGAAGCAAAATTTATGCGATAAGACTGTCTTCAAGGCCGCAGGGCTGAGGGGGCAGTCTTTTTTAAGACCTGGTACCTTTAGATTTGGGCTTATAAATGGGAAAAAATATAATAACAGGTATCTTGCAATATATAGTACTGAATGTTAATATATGTATATCCTAACTACTGTGCATTGAATAGTACTGAGTAAAGCGGTGGTGAGAAGCGATGAATATCCAATTCAAGAAAGGGGTTTTGGAGCTTTGTGTTCTCGTCTTGACGGCTAAGAAGGATCGTTACGGTTATGAGCTTGTGGAGCAGATTTCACAAAGGTTCGAAATTGCGGAAGGAACGATTTATCCATTGCTGAGAAGGCTCGCCGCAGAAGGTTTATTTTCAACCTATCTTCATGAATCAATGGAGGGCCCTCCAAGAAAGTACTATAAGATTACGGAACAAGGAAGGGAAGTCATGAATGAGCTGGTATCGGAATGGAGCAAATTTGCTGTAGGAGTACAAGAGATGATTGAGGAGGGCTTGGGGTGAATAAGGAGGCGTATCTAAACGAACTGCTTCAATATTTAAAGCAGCTTTCTCCTGCCGAAAGAAAGGATATCCTGGCTGACTACATGGAGCACTTTGAGCAAGCTGAGCTCAGCGGACGAAGCGAAGAAGAAGTGATCCTTAAGCTAGGGGAGCCGAAACTGGTCGCCCGCGAGGTGCTGGCCCAGTCCCAAATCCAGAAGGCGGGACAGTCTCCTTCGCTCCCCAACGTGACTAAAGCCGTCATGGCAACGGTAAGCCTGGGTTTGTTCAATCTAATCATTGTATTTCTGCCGTTCGTTGCTTCGTTACTCGTGCTTGCCGGATTGTATGGATTTTCCCTCTTCTTAATCATATCTCCCATCCTGCTTATTATTCAGCATCAATCGGTCTCCATTCTCATCCATGATTTCTTCCTTATGCTTGGCCTAGTCGGTGCAGGATTATTACTTATGGTTGGAGCGTTAAAGGTGACTGGTCTATATTACAAGCTGGTAATCCGGTATTTACGGTATAATTTGAAAGCTATAGGGAGGATATGATTTATTTTGACAAAAAACATGCGAAATATATTAAGACTGGCGATTGTTCTGATTGCTGTTGCGGTAATAGGTAATGTAGTGATGTATCTAATGGGGAATTCCCCATTCAACGTAGAGAATTTTGACATTCAAAGATCCGCTAGTACTGAGCAAGTCAAAGAACTGTATATTCGAGCCGAGACTGGGACGGTGAAGATCATTCCGATTGAAGGAAATGAAATCGAAGCGATATTGGAGGGAAGGACGACCAAGAAATGGCTGAAGGACTACCACTTAGTCATGGATAAGGAAAGCGGACGAGTTCAGATTGAGATTGTGCAGGACAGCAGGATGCGCTTTTTTGACCTCTATACTAAGCTTCAGTTAACGGTAGGCATTCCTGCGGCCGAGCTGGATCAACTGCAGGTCGTCACGGATACGGCAAGTATTTATATAGAATCGGTCCAGGCGAATGAATATGAGCTGACTAGCGACACAGGCAATATAGAAGTGAACGCAGCCGAGGGTCTCTTGAACGTAAAGTCGGACACTGGAGCAATCGAGATAGCCCTTGAACGAATTAACTACGACATCAAGGCGGTGACGGATACGGGCGACATTACGATACAGACCGCCAAGGCGCCTGAAGCGCTTCGCACCAAACTTGAAACAGATTCCGGACAGATCCATGTCACACTACCCCACTACGAAGATGATCATATCGGCGCTGGAGGACCGCTATTGCATCTTGTCTCCGACACCGGCAACCTCATTATTGAACATAAATAAGCAGCCCTCTCGTTTATGCCTACCTACTAGATATGCTAAATAACCACTTACCATGATCATAACAACTAATTTGCAGCAACAGATGAACCCGATGGCCAATTGCGCGCTACGAATGTAAAAAAATGAAATTAAAAATATAAAATGTAATTTACAAGGAGGAATATTTATGATTACGGCCAATGCCAAGAAGGTTGTTATCATCGAGGCGGTTAATTTGTGCAAATCTTATTCTATGGGAACTGAACAGTTCCATGCGGCCAAAGGTGTAAATCTTCAGTTGTACGAGGGGGATTTCACGGTCATTATGGGCAGCTCGGGCTCGGGCAAATCCACGCTGCTGTATCTGCTGAGCGGTCTGGATACGATAACTTCCGGAGAAGTATATTTTAAGGGCCAGCGAATCGACCAATATTCGGAGAAGGAGATCACGGATTTTCGATCCAACAAAATCGGCTATGTTTATCAGTCGATCAACTTAATCCCGGATTTCACCTTATTGGAAAATGTCGCTTTTCCGGGGTATGTGGCTGGTCGCGGTAAGAGTGAAATTAATATACAGGCTATGACCCTGCTGCAAATGATGGGCATTGCTGAGCAGGCAGACCGTCTGCCGTCCCAGGTATCCGGCGGACAGCAGCAGCGGGCAGCCATTGCCCGGGCGCTGATCAACTCTCCTGAAGTTATTTTTGCCGATGAGCCGACAGGGGCGCTTAGTCAGGAGCAAGGCACAATCATTTTGGATATTTTGACGGAAATGAACCAAAAGTCTCAATCCATAGTTATGGTTACACATGATATTAAGGCAGCCTGCAGAGCGGATCGCCTGATTCTAGTGAAGGATGGAAACATAGACGGGATCCTGGAACTCGGCAAGTATTCCCCGGATCAATTGAAGGACAGAGAAAACCAAATCTTTATGTTTATGTCGGGAAAGGGGCGGTAACGGATGTATGCGATATGGAAGCTATGCTGGTCGAATCTAAAAAATAAAAAAGTACAAAACAGCTTCATGGCGATCATCATCATGTTATCTGCCCTGCTTCTCTCCACGGCGATATTGGTCATCAACAACACGAACCGGGTATATGAGAATATGCATGCCAAGGTTCATGGGGCCCATCAAATTCTGCGGCTGGAGAACGGTATTCATGATCCTAATCAGGTTCATCAGTGGTGGGCCGGACAGCAGGGGGTTACGGCCTCGGAGATGATGCGGTACCGCTATCTGTCCAGCATGTCGCATGCCGGTGCAGAAATTCCTAATGTCGACTTGTTCATGATGGATACGCCGAAAGGCCCTTTTCCCGTCGATAAGCTCTTGTTTGTACAAGGGGGGGAGACACAGGCTCCCAAGCCTGGGACAGCCTGGATTCCGACATCTCTCGCTTATTCCAATGATATACAGGTAGGCGATCCAATCGAGTTCAAGACGGACAAGGAAACCTTCCGTCTGCAGGTCGCTGCGGTGGTCGTGGACATCTCCTACTGCTCGCCGTTTGCGACCAGCGGGAGAATATGGATGAATGGCCAGGATTACAACACCCATATGGCCTCGCTGCAAGGCAGCGATATGTATATGACAGGGCTCCGTTTTGATGATTATAGCCAAAACCGTGCTTACTGGGAGAGCTTCGAGAAGTTCCTGGGCACACCTTACTTGGAGTCAGTGAAAGATTTCGAAAGCATTTCCTCCTACTATATGATTGCCAATCAAGTCATCAGCTTTATTATGGTCTTCCTGGCAGTCGTCATGATATCCGTTGCTCTATATACGCTTGGATTTACAATTTCCGATGCGATTCTGTCGAGCTACAAGACGATCGGCATTATCAAATCGGTTGGCTTATCTTCTCGCAAGGTAGTTGCGGCTTATGTGACGCAATATACGCTGCTGGCGTTCGTCTCGGTTATTCCGGGCATTTTGTTAAGTTATGTGTTCTCGAACAATATCGTTAGCAGCTCGATGGCCTATCTCAATACAGGCACAGCGGATATGAATGTTCAATTTTCGGCTATTGCAATCTGGGTGGGTGCAGCGGTGGTCGCGGTCATATTCCTGTCTGCCCTGCTGTTCTCCTACAAAGCTCGCGGTATTGAGCCCGCACAGGCGATTCGTTATGGCATGTCGGAGAAGGACAGCTCCAAACAATCGGGCCGGGGAAGCACATGGAAGAAGAAGCTGCTGAAGCTGGGTTCCCTTCCAACGGAGATGATCATCGGACTAAGGGGCGTAACGAAAAATATACGGGGTTCTGCATTGATCATTTTGATTACGGCGTTGTCTACTTCAGTGCTCGTTTTTGGATTTTTGTTCGTGTACAGCATTTCCTCCATTCATGGAACTATTGCGAAATGGGGATATGATTCGGCCGACCTATCGGTAAGGATTGATAATCCGGCCAAATTGACCTATGAGCAGCTTCACGAAGAAGTGCTATCAGATCAAAGGGTCAAGAACTATAGCCGATATGGAGACGCCAATGCCGTATTGCCGATCGACAAAGATTTGGCAGCCGAAATGGAGCAGGATACGATGGGAATTTTGCTGACGGTGGCTGAGGGGAACTATGATGAGATTGGTTATGAGAACGTCAAAGGGCGCAATCCGTTGAACGGCCAAGAAATTTCCATCGGCGTTAATATTGCTAGAAGCTTGAACATCGATGTAGGCGATCCGCTCGACATTTACATCGAAGGAGAGAAGCATACGCTTACCGTGACGGGGATCTATCAGGCCATCGCAAACATGTCCTACACGGGACGCATAACAGCTGATGTTGTTCGAAAGGTTAACCCCGACTATGGCGCTGTGATGAACACGACTTTTATCAATTTGCAGGATGGCGTCTCTATTGATCAATTCGTAAGCGAATTGCATCATAAATACGGCAGTTCAATCTGGACGGCAAGCCAAGCTACGCTAGTGGATGAGGTGTTCTCCCAAGCGGTTACTATATTGATTTTGCCCATGTCGGTGATGGCCCTGTTGTTCATCGTCATTACGTTCGTTATTATCTACAGCATCTGCCGGATCAACATGAAGAAGGAAAGCCGGACCTATGGCATTTACAAATCGATTGGCATGACTTCCAGGCAAATTCGCATGGCGGTAACTGCTGGAATTCTAGTGGTGTCGGCGATTGGGGCTTTAGTGGGAGTTCCCCTCGGATTAATAGGTCTCCCTCCTCTGCTGAACTTCATTCTGGCCGATTATGGAATAGTTGAGGTACCATTAATTTTGAATGGGGGAGGGATTGCCGCGATGATTCCCCTGAGTATCGTGGCTGCATGTCTGGGATCTTGGTTCGCCTCCAGATCTGTTCAAACGACATCGCCGCGAATTCTGACGGTGGAATAAATAAATTTTTTACTAGTCTAAAATTCTTGAAAATAAATGTTTGCAAAAAACGGCTTGCTGGTCTGTCCAGCGGCCTTTTTGCTGTTTCTGAAAAAAAACATAATACAACATTTTTAACATGAAACTTACACAATTCTTACATTATTTGGATTGACTTTGAAAAAGAACATAGGTAATGTTATTTTATGGGAAGCAAACTCTATTATGTATTTATGTAATTTACAAGATTAAATGACATTAAAAACCTCATCTTTAGAGCTCTTTTTTCTAAACCCACTTTGAAACATCCACGACTCCACATTAATCGCTATAACATCCTACTCGAAATGCAAGTAACTCTCTAACTCACAATTTAATAAACTCACAAAATTTGGAAGAATGTCAAAAAAACCATAGGGAATTGAGGTCTGCTTATGACAAAAACGGCCTTTTTGTTTCCGGGGCAAGGTTCCCAATATGTCGGAATGGGGAAAAAGCTGCGGGATCAATTCGCCAGGGCAAGACATCTGTTCGAGGAAGCGAATGATACATTGGGCTTCGATCTTGCCAAGCTGTGTTTCGAAGGAAGTTCCTCGGAACTCATGCAGACGATGAATACGCAGCCGGCTATTTTGGCCGTAAGCGTCGCTGCCTTTGAAATCGGCAAGGAAGAACTGGGCTGGGAGCCCTATTTGCTGGCTGGACATAGTCTGGGTGAATATTCGGCCTTAGTGTGCAGCGGCCTCTTGTCGTTTTCGGACGGGCTTCGCATCGTCAGGAAGCGGGGAATGCTGATGCAAGCGGCAGTTGCCTCCAGCCTTGGAGCAATGGTAGCCGTGATTCATGTACCCAGGGAAGCATTGGAGATGTGGTGCCGTCAGGCTTCTACGGCCACGAAACAGGTAGTTGTTGCCTGCTGCAATTCACGGAGCCAGCATGTGATTGCTGGGCACCAGGAGGCAGTCCAAACCGTCGTTGAGAGGCTGGAAGCCGTGCCGGGCGCGGTTGTGAAGTATTTGAATGTCAGCGCTCCGTTCCACAGCCCGCTAATGCAAACCGCAGCCGATCAGCTCATCGTAGAACTGGAGCAGTATGAGACCCAGGATGGGCAATGGCCTATTATTTCCAACGTTACTGCCCGGCCCTACCAGCGGCAGGAGCTGAATGAGCTTCTTTACCGCCAGATGACTCATCCAGTTCGCTGGCTGGAGACGATGGAGTATATGTTCCGCAATGGAGTCGACCGGACGGTGGAAGTCGGGCCGCGGCAGGTTCTGACTCAGCTTATGAATGACACCTATCCCGCCATAGAAACCTACCATTTTGACAATCCGCTAGAATTAGAGCACTTACGCTCCGCATTTAACGCAGAGTATAACCGCGCAGCAGCTATCGCCAATATTCGGGAAGCTTTTACAGCAGCAGTAATTGCCCGAAGCCGCAGTGACAATAATGACCAGCATAGGACAGGCGTTGTCCTGCCAATCCAGCAAATAAGACAAATCATAGAACAGATTGAACGCGACCGCGGTTTGAATATGGATCAGGCGGTACACCAGATCAAGGAGCAGCTGCAATTCATCCTGACCACCAAGCAGCTATCACCGGATGAGCAGTCGAGAATCATTAGAAAAATACCGTCTGGGGCCGTAAATTAATCGCTAATACTTTTTTTCTGGGGGGAAGAATGTGTTTACGAAGCAATTTACAACACTTATCGACGTAATTCAGGAGCGGGGCAAATCCGAAAGCAGAGGCATTACCTTTATTGAGGGAGATGAGCAGGAGGTTCGATTGACCTATAGGGAGCTGTATGAGGAAGCTTGCGGCTTTTTAGGTTATCTCCAGGCGCAGGGCGTAGGTCAAGGGCAGGAAGTTGTGTTTCAAATTGAGGACAACCGGCGTTTTGTCATTGCTTTCTGGGCCTGTATCCTTGGGGGGATGATCCCGGTACCTGTCAGTACGGGGAACAACGATGAGCACAAGATTAAGGTGTTCCGAATCTGGGAGGTGCTGCATCGCCCTTATCTCATAACGGAATCAAAAATATTGCTAGATTTAGAGAAATATACAGCAAAGAGCGGGCAAGCCCATTTGTATGACTTGATTCGCAACAACGTTACACTCGCTGACAATAGCGAGGTATTCATGCGGCAGCATCATCCGCAAATACATAGTGCCAAGGCTGAGGATATTGCGTTTATTCAGTTCTCCTCGGGCTCCACGGGCGATCCGAAAGGAGTCATGCTGACGCACAAAAACCTGATTTATAACACTAGCGGCATTATCAACGGTTCGAAAATCACCGCAGAGGACTCCTATTTGCAATGGATGCCTTTGACCCATGATATGGGGCTGATCTGCAACCATATGGCTCCGCTGGTGGCTGGGCTGGAGCAGTATATTATGCCTACGTCCCTATTTATTCGCCAGCCTGTCTTGTGGATCAAAAAGGCTAGCGAGCATCGCGTCAGCATCATTTCGTCGCCGAATTTTGGCTATAAATATTTCCTGCAGTTTTTCAAAACGGAGAAGGCCAGCAGCTGGGATTTATCGCGAATTCGCATCATTTATAACGGGGCAGAGCCGATTTCGACCGAGTTATGCGACGCCTTCTTGGATACGCTCGCGCCTTATGGATTGAAGCGAACTGCGATGTGCACCGTTTATGGGCTGGCTGAAGCTTCTGTGGGGGTGGCTATTCCTCAGGTGGAGGATGAATTTGTCACCCTTTACGTGGACCGCGAGCAGCTAAGGATCGGCAGTAAGGTCGTTGAAGTGGACAAGGACTTTGCTGGAGGGTTGTCCTTCGTCGTGGTTGGCTATCCCCTTGATTACTGCCAGTTCCGGATTTGCGATGAGGCGGATCAGGAGCTAGGCGATGGTATCGTTGGCCATATTCATATTCATGGGCACAACGTGACCCAGGGGTATTACAACAACCCTGAGGCGACGCGGAATATATTGACGGATGATGGCTGGGTGCGGACAGGAGACCTAGGGTTTCTGAGAAATGGCCAATTGGTCATCACAGGGCGGGCGAAGGACATTATTTTCGTGAACGGGCAGAATGTATATCCCCATGACGTGGAGCGGATCGCTGAGGAAGTGGAGGGGGTAGAGCTCGGCAGGGTGGCTGCATGCGGGGTCTACAATGCGGAGCTGAAG
This window harbors:
- a CDS encoding glycoside hydrolase family 125 protein, whose product is MEQFRLPKIPMPKLELPRAVLEVLQEAEEKLAHRPKLLKLFKNTFPNTLETTTKLMDDGTTFVITGDIPALWLRDSVEQVIHYVPLAKDDADLQRIIGGLIKRHIQYVHIDPYANAFNETANDWHWNTTDETEMSPWVWERKFEIDSLCFVVRLAYMYWKETERTDIFDAGFKAAMRKIVDVFKTEQRHFEQSPYRFTRNNGIPEDSLRNNGLGMPVNYTGMIWSGFRSSDDACDFHYNIPGNMFAVVALRQMQEFAEWVFRDMDFLAELKELEFEVDHGIKLYGIYRHPEFGPIYAYETDGYGNYCLMDDAGTPGLMSIPYLGYVTADDEIYQNTRRFALSKENPFYFEGKAARGIGSPHTPENYIWHMALSMQGITARTKEEKLEMIAMLEATDADTGFMHEGFHADDPAIFTRSWFAWSNSLFSQLVYRAMKEGIL
- a CDS encoding glycoside hydrolase family 130 protein, translated to MSKIIGESLKNIPWQDKPAGLNAPVWRYSANPIIERNAIPNSNSVFNSAVVPFEGKFAGVFRCDSRSVSMDIFAGFSDDGVNWTINHEPIVFEGDPEITKREYRYDPRVIKIGKRYYITWCNGYHGPTIGVGYTTDFKTFHQLENAFLPYNRNGVLFPRKIGDYYAMVSRPSDTGHTPFGDIFYSVSPDLTFWGKHRYVMGTVNGDESAWQSKKIGPGPVPIETDKGWLLIYHGVINTCNGFVYRMGCALLDLDEPWKVISRSRNYILGPETMYECVGDVPNVTFPCAALTDADTGRIAIYYGCADTVTGLAFTTVDELLNYMEEYPL
- a CDS encoding alpha-mannosidase, with product MNKKKTAHIISHTHWDREWYMPYEKHHVRLVQLIDALLDKLDGDSEFRSFYLDGQTIILEDYLQVRPENQERLQRHITAGRLLIGPWYILQDAFLTSGEANVRNMQIGHQDAKRYGEVAKIGYFPDTFGLVGQTPQLMQQSGITNVFFGRGVKPTGFNNTVSDDGYESSFSELIWEGPDGSKVLGILFANWYSNGNEVPVDEAEARAFWDRKLADAEKYASTSELLFMNGCDHQPVQLDLPEAIETARKLYPDTEFVHSNFPDYLQAVEQVLDNDSLSTVKGELRSQRTDGWGTLVNTASARIYLKQMNQEGQALLEKVAEPLASFAHVLGKEYPHHLFTYAWKTLMQNHPHDSICGCSVDEVHREMVTRFDKSRHVAEAIIDDSKQLIASKVDTSVFASFGEDALPLVAMNTTGWTRSGTISVELDAARLYLREGFTLEETARQMKEVDLAGRVLVDDQGNTLDVTVEDLGQLFGYDLPDDKFRQPYMCRRVKLTFRAEQVPALGLRAYAWVRRAEAAASPVGSSLLHGERVMENELLHVEIADNGSFSITDKATGRVYRELGVYENTGDIGNEYMYKQPEGEAALTTKGLSARISVLEDTPYRASIQIAHDWEIPASADAKLDEEQRELVYYPERKAQRSRETVILKLRTIISLERGGRGVHIETTIDNQAKDHRVRALFPTDLSSSVHHVDSMFEIPVRDNVPAPEWANPSNTQHQQAFVDVSDSEAGAGLTVANLGLNEYEVLRDGRNTIAVTLLRSVGELGDWGLFPTPEAQCLGKHTVRMELIPHSGDGMTTGAYVEAYQFQIPWTVCQTGVHDGAIAPAYAPFQWESPELAFSSLKMNEETGDLLMRWYNMSDQHAELMLKSEIPHQYFYKTTILEEPREPLSSGNSREGLSMQVLPSEIVTVGVRR
- a CDS encoding PadR family transcriptional regulator: MNIQFKKGVLELCVLVLTAKKDRYGYELVEQISQRFEIAEGTIYPLLRRLAAEGLFSTYLHESMEGPPRKYYKITEQGREVMNELVSEWSKFAVGVQEMIEEGLG
- a CDS encoding DUF1700 domain-containing protein; protein product: MNKEAYLNELLQYLKQLSPAERKDILADYMEHFEQAELSGRSEEEVILKLGEPKLVAREVLAQSQIQKAGQSPSLPNVTKAVMATVSLGLFNLIIVFLPFVASLLVLAGLYGFSLFLIISPILLIIQHQSVSILIHDFFLMLGLVGAGLLLMVGALKVTGLYYKLVIRYLRYNLKAIGRI
- a CDS encoding DUF4097 family beta strand repeat-containing protein, which translates into the protein MTKNMRNILRLAIVLIAVAVIGNVVMYLMGNSPFNVENFDIQRSASTEQVKELYIRAETGTVKIIPIEGNEIEAILEGRTTKKWLKDYHLVMDKESGRVQIEIVQDSRMRFFDLYTKLQLTVGIPAAELDQLQVVTDTASIYIESVQANEYELTSDTGNIEVNAAEGLLNVKSDTGAIEIALERINYDIKAVTDTGDITIQTAKAPEALRTKLETDSGQIHVTLPHYEDDHIGAGGPLLHLVSDTGNLIIEHK
- a CDS encoding ABC transporter ATP-binding protein, translating into MITANAKKVVIIEAVNLCKSYSMGTEQFHAAKGVNLQLYEGDFTVIMGSSGSGKSTLLYLLSGLDTITSGEVYFKGQRIDQYSEKEITDFRSNKIGYVYQSINLIPDFTLLENVAFPGYVAGRGKSEINIQAMTLLQMMGIAEQADRLPSQVSGGQQQRAAIARALINSPEVIFADEPTGALSQEQGTIILDILTEMNQKSQSIVMVTHDIKAACRADRLILVKDGNIDGILELGKYSPDQLKDRENQIFMFMSGKGR